Genomic DNA from Cucumis melo cultivar AY chromosome 10, USDA_Cmelo_AY_1.0, whole genome shotgun sequence:
AGAATGAACTGAGAAACAAACAAATCTTAACAAAAAAGCTATACATCAAAATCAATGCATCATTAcatgaaaggaagaaaaatgcaTTTCATCCCCAGAATTTGATCGATcacaaaaaagagaagaaaaaaagggatGGGGAGATGAAAAGTTCAAACCCTAAGCAAGTAAATGCTGAGTTCAGGCCCTCCATTACAATCTGGGCTCATCATGTAATAAGCTTCAGAATCCTTCGACCCTATTACCCTTTCAAATCTAGCTCTCATATACATTAATTCCTCATCAGAACCATTTCCCGGCGGCAAGACCCCAGCCCCCATCGTGATCGGCTCCACCGCCTTCaaaatcttttgctcctctgtTCCATATTCTCTTCTACTCCCATACCCACATTTCTTCCCATTACAATACGTTCTCCAAAGTGCTTCTTCCACTAACTTGcaattcttcttcctctctgTTTTCTTCTCACATTCCAACGCGATCCGTACTAACCCAGATGCCATTTCTCGAACCAGAACGCTGGTTGGAGTCGAGAGCTCGATTAAAAACGTGGGACTCTGTTTTGGGTCTTCTTGTAATGCGAAATAAACGTGGCCTCGTCGGTAGCCGAAGAGTGTACCAATGACCCGACCGCCGAGGCGGGAGCGGTGGTAGGTCGGTCGGATCCGGGAGAAGACTGTTAAAGCGGTTCGGAGCTTGGAAACAGGACGAATGGatgaggaagaggaagaaggttTGATGTGCGTTTTGGTATTGAGGTCGTGTTCTCTGTCTTCTTGAGTGAAACGAGAGGATAAACTGAAAGATGAGATTTGTTGATcgtgttgttgttgttgttgttgttgttgttcatCTTCTTCGTGAAATTTGTTTTTCCAGTTGAAGAAACGCCTTgagaaagagaaggaagagTCATGGAGGGATTTGGACATGGTAGTGTGCTCTGTAAATTTGAAGAAGGAGAAATGAGTGAGAGAGAAAGTATAAAGGAAGTGATATCAAAAGAGAAGAGAGATATATATTATGGGGGCAAGTGGGGAAGTGggaatttgaagaaaaaatgtCAGAGATTGTAGGAGATGGAGGTAGCCATGGGAGAATACTGAGGAAAAAGGAAGGTGAGCAGACCTACCTAATTACAATATCccaaaaaaacataaaaactgACAAATAAATACACACCCATCActtttgttcttttgtttttctttttcttttccaaaatacTTCTACAAATACactcttttgtttttttctttttcttatccTTTTCAATTTATacatgttattttttaaattctcttTCAAGAATGAGCCTTTGTACATTTTGATTGGAGTAAATGGCGTGATAAAGATCTATATAATGGAAAGTTTGAGATTATATTACGACAACATTTTGGGTCACTAACAACATtgtttgtctttcttcttttcaaacaAAGCCAAGTCTTTAGGTTCCTCTCTTAGATTCCGATGAGTGTGAGCTAGGAGAGTTGTGAAAGTGTATGACAAATGGTTGGACAGCGATCATATGAGAGAGCAGGAAGGAGACAGCGTTAGCGAATATGTTATATTAGTCAATgtttgaggaaaaaaaaatcaagttaaaggcattatgaaaaagaaattatatgGAGAAAGAGAATGGAAAAAGGTGATTTGGGTATGGATGATGCGGCGGCCCACAATGTGAAAATGTCAAATGGGGGGTTGCATTGCCACAAGTCCCAACCAAACCAAAGCATAttttataatagtaataataataaccaaATGTCATTTTGGCATATTCACAATGCTTAGGGTAATAGGGTTTAGGCATCTTTCATAACAAGCCACACTGACACACCAATTCTTACACAACTGCCCCTTTCTGCcatgcccccccccccccccccccccctctctctctctttatccAAAcccaatttcttttcttttcttctctcttttttaaacaatgcatggaaaatattaattaaattattgatATTGATGGTCAACTCAGCTACTTTACATAACTTCAGGTTCAAATTTTCACCTTAGTGTAAGTTTGTTGGTTAAACCCATCTCAAAAGTCATAGACATGGTCAAAGGTTAAGATTAGACAACGTTATTTTCaaacatgtatatatatatatatatatatatatatatatatatatatatatatatgaaaggaCAAAATGAAATAAGAGGTGAGAAAGAAAAATGTTGAGACTGCATGAGACAAACAGCTCAGAAGCACTGTCCTGAATGTCaagagaaagaagagagaaaacaAATGGAAATTTGGTAAAGCATTGAGCCAATAAACACACATTAAACAAAAGCTTAAAAAAGGCTGAGAAATTGGCATAACCCTATCACCTACcactctctttctctctttttctttttcttcttcttctttttttttttttttttaaataaaataaactttggAATTTATAGGATTTTGTTTGTTGATCCCTAGGTTTTCAactattttctttatatatatatatatatatatataaaaatcaaatcataGATACCTCAATATCAAATCATTTGAATAATTTTGTATCCATTGTACTatctttatgttattttatttacaAACAAAGCCAAGTTTCAACAAAGTGGGGGAAGAaagtctatattattattattattattatttattggtTGAGTTACAAGAAATGTTATTTGCATACttgaaaaagataaaatatgCTTTATGCATATGTAAACCATGTTGAAATtaatcttttcaaaatttgtgtTGTATAATTGAAATGGACTATTATGAGATAAACAATATCACTAGTCACCAGAATAAatgatatattttatttatttttacgatAGATATAATTATCAATCGTACGTGTGTGATTAAATAGTTGAATTGACTTGATAAGTATATAAACATTTTTGTTTACTTAGAAAATTAATCAAATCCTCCTTCAATTGTTTagtaataaattattaaattaaaatacatGTTTGACCGAAAAGTAAGATTTAAAGCAAATTTGTATCTTTGGTATTTCTGGGATGAAAATATTAAAGTTAAATTAGATGATATTTGAGCAAAATCTAAGAAATGAAGATTTGTGAAATTAACTCAATGGTAGTTGACCATGCATTTTATCTTAAAGACGAGAGTTTTAATCTTTAACTTTAACCGTTATTGCATTGAGAAAAGTAATGAAATTTCATGTCAACGGTgttaggaaagaaaaaaagatatatacatacatatacatatacatatacatatatacatatatgggGCCACTTATTTTTGATATGGGAGGCAACCAAAGATGTCACAGATGAACTAACCAAATCCATTGACAAACAACTGTCACACAGTTTTGTAGTTTTTAGGTTGAAACAGAATTTAGAtgaactaattaaattaaacttcaCCAACAAACATATAGTTAATcagttaataatttttttaaaatttaatgtataAATAGTCAATAAATAACACAGATTAGTCAACTCCAATTTTCTAATACTGACTAGAACTTGGTCTAATGGAACCCAACTAATTTCAATTTGTTCAATTTCACAGGCCCATCTCAAGCTCATCTTCCGTTCGTTTTGAACTCTAATTCATGGGCCGAGCCCAGCCCACATAAGCACAATGGGCCGACCCAACAGAATTACCTCTTCTTTTAAGTATTTTGGTAAAAACTAAAAAGTGGTTACaaatcccttttttttttctttggttttaaagttttgatttgtttttttttttttttttatttaaaaaggtAAAAATTATATTACAAAACACAAATTCTAGAGATGAAACGAGggttaaatttaaaaaactaaatgattattaaacgattcataaataaatatagttaataagaaatttttttaaaatatctttaCAATGATATGATATTATTGTCTACTTTAAAAATGATTCTAAAAAAGTTTATCCGTTTTCTGTTTCACAAAAAGAAATcttatttgataaaaaaaatagctGTCCCCAACTTTTATACTAACAAAAATCACACAAGAGAAccaatttcttcaaatttgcaacACTTCGATATTACATAAAATCTAAAAGTGGGAACATATTACAAGAAAAATGACATATTTTGACCGTTGTGTATACATTTCAAATTgaaaggaaggaagaaaaaactGTCATAGTAAGTATGATACCTTTTCCTTCTTCCATCCATTTTAATACTAACATTAGTGATTTAAAGAGCAACAAGATTACCCTATAATACATTTCCTGAAATAAAGTACGAAgatatatttatgattttaaccTGACCGGAACTCAGCGAGCTAGACCGAACCTAATCATGGGCAGCTTAGCTTATTGTGGGAAAGGATTAAAGCCATCCATGACCATTTTCTTGATAGGACCAAACAAGGGCTGAGGAAGATTGTCCCATTCATACCAATCCCATCCATCACATTTTTCAGGCTCGAGATTGAGTGGTGTTTGTGTGGGATCCGTCAGTACTGCTCGTACGAACACTACCACGTAATCAGCCGGTTTTGGTTGATCCATGAACAAATTATTCGTCACTTTTAAAAACTCGATCTTCCCGATGTCTAAACCTGTCTCTTCTTTTATTTCTCTTATGGCACATTCTTCAAAATTCTCTCCTGTTatacatttaaaaatttaaagttaaTAATCATAAATACTTGATATGCTCATGATCTTGATCTTAAGGTGAATATGGAGTACTACTGACCAAATTCGAGATGTCCGCTTGGGAGAGAATATTTGGAGTTTCCAATGGACACAAGTCGACGTCCCATGAGAATCCTTTTATCACGCAACAAGCAGATCGCAACGGCAACTTGTGGAGACGGCGGGGCGGCCACATGATCATCTTCATTTGCTTTGGCTAATGTTGGAGAGTTAATCTGTTCGGCGGCAGACACCATGTTTGAAGATGTTAGAAGATGGGAGAAGAAACTTAGAGTGTAAGAGATAAGAGAAGAGGGGTATGATATGGTATGGAGTTTTGAAGGTAAAAGTTTGTGGATGATGGTGGTGTTATTTATAGGCCACACAATGGCAGCCATTGCCGACGAAGGTGCTAAGGAAAATTCTTTCTTTTCCCGAAATGggataagtttaatttttaagaTACTCATTTGGATAGGACACCAATttcatatattatttttttttaaaaaaaataacatattcacttattacttttatttatttatttatttattgaaatttaactctaggaaaaaaaaagttgtgtTTGATaaatcatttgattttttactcGTAGtcttttgaaaattaaagtGGTGGATTGCTCGAACTGTCACGGCGTGAGCGCGTGGTCTTTGTGTGTCGGCTGAGGAATGGACTAGAAATCAAAGTTCTTGTTTTGTTATTTACTTTCTCTAAATATTTTAGAAATGAAAGtcaagtttttaaattttaaataagtaGTTTTTCAAACtagttatttttgtttttgaaacttTACTAAGAACTTAACTGATGTACTAAAAAAAGTGAGAATGATTATGAAAGATAAacttaattttaagaaaatgaaaaaacttATCTCCAAAAGCTTTGTGATGTGTCGAAAATTTGCTAATATAAACATGACGAGTAAGAaattattagaaacacaaacgtaaatatgaaaaaaaagacaaaaagctAAAATGCTACTAATCAAAgctttagttttttattttcttcgaTTTTCATTGCAAcaactttttttgtttatgCAAAAAGAAATATTCGAATCCTCTCAaccaaattctaaaaacaaaatacgttaaaaacctttttcttttttgaatttaaaagatttcgtataaatttgaaatcattcataaaaagtaaaaaacaaattaatcaAATAATGAGATAGTTCAAGATCatgtttataaacttaatttaaaagGTACGAAAATTAAATGATTATACTTTTGAATAAATGGGGTGCGACCCTCAAACCCTCCACCTAAGTCCAAAAGTAATTTAATGTTTACGGACCAAATATTTTAGTTACGAGACAACTTGACACATTAAACATGCGACAACCCTATTGTTCCAATATTGACCCACACAAGTGCAAAGTCATCACATTTATTCTTCTAAAGTAGTGAAATTCTATCTCTTATCTTAGTACATAGGTTTGATTATTTCAAATGAgataaatagtttgaaaaactaattttatttttcttaattccTTTAGAAAATTTACATACttcttaaataaaaaataaaaatatttttttaaaagatgaaataaatgaatttaTGATAATGGCAAGGTGGAAAAATAAATTCtttttgaaatatataaaaaatagaaaaagaattaaatgGTAGTTGACTCTTTTCTAATTTAGTTGTGATTCAATATTTGACTTTTAAGAATTTGtaatattaaatttagtttgcctcgataatttttaattaaattttatttattattgtttttactttttacgatcttttttgttttatagaCATATATTCAACGTCCTTGTAACTTTCAGTAATTCCAATAACATTCCAACTCCCTAAACACTTCTTAaaaattatacaatttaaacCATTGCATTGTGCTATTACTAATGATGACATTGCTAATTTCAATTTTGTCATCGAttattctacttttttttttttgtaattgacGTTCTACAAATTTATTCGATATTTTTCAAGATTTCAACAACAAAAAGAATGTCATACTAACATACTAACcttaatatattataaatattgaaTACTTAATTTGTATAGGTTGCAtttcataaatttttaaaaatagctttcgacattaatataaaatttggtcatgttattatatataatttttggGTCAAATTTGAAGCATAAATCAAAATCACAATGGGGTTTGGACTTTATAGACCTAATGCTGACAGCAATGAGACGTCAGAAAAATCAAAGTTAGGAATCacaaatgaaatgaaatgactAACCATTTGGATTATACTCAACAAAAGTGTATAATATTTGACTCTTTCAAtcaattttcatatatatatatacacgtaAATTACATCTCCATATTTTCTCTTTGGTCCAATTTGACACTCAATCTAATGACAGAATCAAACATTCCACAACTGCATGTTCAAAAagcatttttcaaaattgtaaGCCTAAATCACTGGCTATCGTAACAGTGCATCAATGGATGATGGTATTCCAATAATTGTAACACgatttatcaataatagattttgacagattttactatatttgtaattactTTACCATGTTGTTATGTTTGATAAtgttttgaatttaattgttatatttgcacgAACTTAATAACGGTAACGCAAATAACcataattttatcttttaatctCTTGTCAATAACGACGGCTTCTGGTTAACGTTTGAGTTGAGTGCTCTATTTCTCCTTTGGCCACATCTCTTTCAacagaaatatatatatatatatatatatatatatatatatatttattctcaCTTTTGTTGATCTCATTCATTGTCCTCAATCATACTTGTAATCTTAAAAAGAGTCGTAGGAACTAAAACAACAAATTAGTATTGATTTGAAATCaaataaagttaattaattaactaaaatttaTTGGGAAGGGTCAAACCATGTTGATGGATAAATGAAATCTGAACTTTTATAATAAGACATATCTTAGTACGAGATTATTCTAAACAAAAactatgtttaattaattgtgGTGTGATCAAATTTgactaattaaacaaaaatatattctaCAAAGtacaatatcaaatttaaaagGTTTTGTGAAAGTATCACTCAATCTAAATCTATCTTTAGAACATATTTTGTTTAATGGTCTTAGCATGGTGGTGCCCCAACTATTCAAGTTGACGGAGAAGTCATAATTTAATTTGTGGGCAAATAAAAATTTCACGATTTTGTAGCCTCTAATCttagaaaaatatcaaaacacCTTTTTTATATGATATCAAAAATTAAGGATGAAAGAATTTTAGAATGGAAAAGAAGGGTTGAAGAAGTTCAAGTTCAAAAAATTCAGATATAATGATATGTTTATGAGAAGAATGAAATGAATTTAGCTTTTTTTCTACGTTTGATTTTAGTTTTGGAGTGTTCATTCGATAAATATTTAgtgttgtttttaaatatagtataatatatggaaatatttataattataataaaatttcaaattctattggTCTTATAAAACTTCTACTGTGGTTTGTAGTTTGTGGTTTGTTAGTGATGTGTATCATAGAattatgaaattttgctatatttgtaaatacttTCCATGATTTCCAGAATATTTATGTAAATaagtttataaaaaaatatttgaatgctAAATTTGTCTTTCCTCCATTGGTCAGCTACGAGAAATGAACCGCAAATAAGACGAGAGGGAGACTAAATTTCACATGGGGATGTAGTTTTATCGATGATAATGATGTTGTTAGAAGGGGCTAACAGTACGAGCCAACGTCAACATAATCTCGGGTACAAATCGTCTTCTTGGAGGTGCTACCGCATCTTTTGCCAGCGCTTCCGCGTCATTGGCATGGATGATAGCAACAAGATCTTCAAACATTTGATCTCTCCCACCCCTCAATGGATCCTGGATAAACACAAAGATTAAGGTTATTGGAAAAACCAAGAAAAGGAACTGTTCGAACAGGCAAACATTATATTACTACTTCATGCGATTGTTGTAAACAAGGCTGTCAATGAATCTAAGATGTTCTTTTACCTGAACAAATACATCTGTATGTGTCTTTCCTTCGTAGAAAAATGTTTCGGCTTTCACTCCAACGCTTTGAAGCGTCTCAGCAAAAGTTTTACTGCATTGCAACAAAACTACTTGAAATACAAGAAATGCTTTAAATTTAGGAGAGAACTTTTTGGAGTTTAAGCAATTATTTATATCAGTGTTAGGTATATGGTTTGGCTTAGCTAAAAAACTCCACCCTTAATTAGAGAAATATCAGGATTATTAGTATGGTTATTAGAAGGACATATTAGTTATTACATAGTCAGTTTGTTAGGCCTTTTAGTTATGAACAAAGGGATTGGGTTGGGACTAAGGTGTGAAAAATTTGGTAGTTCTTTCCATCGTGAAAATTTTGCAAGAGTAACCTTCTAGAAAGGCTAAGGTATAACTGTAGTTTCATTATTCTTATTGCTAATACTCTCTTTAGTGTTTTCATATgttctttgttgtttttgaGTGTTCTTGTCTGGTGGTATTCTAACATTATGTACCTAGCATCTGATGGTATAGAATAGTCTGCTGTTCCATGGAATAAAATGATGGGAGGAAGAATCGAGACTGCTGCTCCTATGTTGGGTTCTTCCAAGATCATTAACTCAGGTGAAAATCGTTTCAAGGATTGTTCTCCTTCCATTATGCTGCAATGAAGTATGTGATTTACGTtgtaaaaaaattcaaaattatgcATGGATGGTAATATAATTTTGTGGATGAACCTCTAATAGTAATACCTTAGAAACAGAGAACGAGATAGACCTCGAGAGTGAAAGTAATCTACCAGATTGAGCAAATTATACCTGCTTACATGCAAAGAAGAAAATGATTACAAAATCACAGCACGTCAAATGATGAGAACAGATAGAACATTATTATAGAAGAGAATGCCAAAGCATACCCTTTTTACTCCAAACTCTTGAATCCATAGTGGTAGAAATACTCACCCTCCTGACAAACCAAAATAAGCTTTGATCTGGGACACACTCCAAGAGATACTTTCTACTTTGCGAACCTCTTTCATTGCATGCTCCAAAAGCGTGCAGGCAGCTATATGTGCTCCAGCTGACTGACCCATTAGATAAATTcttgaagaaaagaaacaagaacaggGTTTCACAATCAGTACAACTGAATGGTGATAGATAAGGCTAAGAATTTGAAGTAGAAAATTACAGCAATATACGTTAAGGGGCTTAGTTTTCTCTTTAATCTCTTCTAAAAAGTTTGGACTTTCATCCAGCTTTCTCACACACTATCGACAACAGGGCTAGCCCCACCAATGCTTCGATCAATGGAGATTATTATAATCTTCTTGACCATTTTCCTCGTCCCAATGCTACATTAAAATATTTTACCAACTACATGTTTATTTCTCCTTAATCGACTATCAAATAAACTCGCTCTATGACCTTACACTTTCTCATGTTCATCGTTTTCATCATCGATCTGCCTTCCTGCTCCATTTTCGGTAACTGCATGTTAAATTTTgacaattgtttttttattgttCGACCCAACCCATGAACATCTGAAACGAAGACAAACACCTCATTTTCCCAGCTCGAAATCCTGTTTTTGATTTGTTACTTTTTCCTATTCTTCAAGTTTATGTGATAACAGGAAACGCCTTCTTCCAAATTGTTTGAACTCGTCTCCAAAGCTTTCTCCCCTCATCAAATTCATCGATGCCGAAATACCCTAAATATTTGATGGGGGTTGGGAAAAGAGAGCCTTAATTTGATTGATCGTTCCCGTTCACTGTTATCTCGCTTTCTTCAGGAATTTCCCCATTTCTTCTTTCTGGTGGAGCAGCAGTCTATACAAAGACATAAAGACATCTCTCTCCACTCTTCTATGATTTTAAAACAAGATACCGACTAACTCTCAAGGACACGAACTCTCCACACTCTCATGATTAACCACCTTTGCAACAAAATGATTAAATGCACCTACGACTCAACTTAATCAAAACTTTTAAGTTAAAAAGTTAAGACATTACCTGTTTGGATCGCCTCCAAATTCTCTAATGTTATTACACAAGAACGAGATACCTTGGGAAGCATCATCAATCATATCACTCATAGTTCCCTGAGGAAAATTTCTACATCAAAAGTATGTATAATTTATCATTAACTACACTGAAAAACAATTTCATTTGGTGAGATGAACATTTGACAATGATGGTTATATCAATATTAATACCAAATTACCTGTAATCGATGCATGCTACAATGACATCTCTTTCTGATAATTGTTGTCCTAAAAGACAACCCCAAGCTTTGTAGCTGCAAGAACAAACACAATAGTATAAGTTGTTTTACTACAACCCTTTCTCCACTCTATCGTCATATTCATAATAATTTCCACTGCTTACCCAATAATCCAAGCCCCACCAGTGATAAATGCAACAACTGGCTTTGGGCCGTCAATATGTCTTGGAAGATAAAGATCCAACCTGTACCAGAAAATTTAATGCCTCAACATATAAAAATGAAGTTCCAACCAGCACTTTCATCTTAAATTCACAtaagagaaatatatatatccttTATTGGTTCCTCACTTATTCCTTGGTTTATCACCATAGGGTATACTTCTGCGTATCTGACTGgaagagaaataataataacCAACTGCAAGTAACAAAGTTCACCATGATCAAACCAGCAAATGGGTGGAAAATATCAGTTAACTTTAACTGACATTGcataaataaatataacaatCTACAAGAATCTTAATTCACCTTGAAGAAAAcctggaagaagaaaaaatgaataGCAACCAAGTGCCAGAAATCTTGCAATCCATCTAAATGCTACCCTGAATAATCAAAATAAGTTGTATAATCTCGAACTTCATAAGCCAATCAATAAGAGAATCTGATGATGATGATATATAACTTAAATATCTACCAAAGCTGAGATTGTAGATTTTGGTCTATCAATTTATATCCATGAATCTTGATTTTTCTACGCGAATCAGAATCAAGAAGAGGATTGGATCAAGAAACTGATCTCTTAACGCCATCCCACCAACTAAAACAATAGTAGAGAACAAACCAAGGAGACAAAGGACAATAAATTAGGAATTTTACCGAATGTATTTCGAGAGTTTCAAACCGAAACGGGTCAGTAGAAATCTTTCAGCTCTCTCAACATCGGCATTCTCCACATCATGATCAACAGTCTGGTGGCGGCCGTCACCTGAGAGAAAGGATAAAAATTCTTCACTCTTGACTCGCCTCCGCTTCTGCTTGTACATAGTGCTGCCGGAGGAGGAAGTTGATGTGGAGGAGGCATAGCTTGAAGTCCTAGGAAGAAGGGGCTTATGAGCTATTGACCTATCGTCATCGAACAATGGAGAAACAAGAACTCCAGTCCTATGTTCATCGTCTTCTTTAAGCACCATAATGTCTACGGCAGTAGATGTAGTTGCCATAATCGAATTGGCGACGGAGCCTCCAGAGGAAAATGGAGACGGAGAAGGAGGCTGGGTGATAGGTAGGATCGGAGGCGACGGCATCCTTGCAGGCGAGGAAAGTGAAACGCCGGAGACAAGGAAGGGCTgcgggaaaaaaaaaatctctttccGTTGTTTGTTGGCCGTCGGAGCGGAGATCCGGGCGGTCAAATTGGTAGAGGCCGCCCGAAAAGTTTTAAGATCGGGGAATGAGAGAGAGTAACAGAGAAGATCGGAAGGGGGTTGGTATCGTGGCTTGTGAAGGAACCATCAGGATTTTGCCACGTTTCATCTTACATTTCGTTGACGGCTTTGACTTTGGAACAGTTGGCATTTCTCATCTTTTCTttggttgtttttgtttttattactcattctaatttcaaaatcatttttgatgatatcttgagtgactaaattattttaatttcttttttatttttaaaaacattttaatcattttaaaaTCACTTACAAACAAGGTATGATTATATAATAGTAAAACCTTTCGACCTTTAACAATTGTTTTCTTAAACGGTTAATTTAATTGAGTGATGGATCCAAAAATTTTGTTGATAGGGGATTTTataattcaataaaaataatttataagtGAATAGTTTTAAAAGTACAATAAATTAAACTTTTGTATATCATAATTGTTCTTTACGTGATTTCATTTTTTGAAATTAATACATAATAACTTTATTATCTATCTtattaaataaatcaagaagCAAAAGAAAGAATTAAGATCTATAAACTAATACaacaaataataatgataatcaagtgaatataaataaaataacatgcatgaatatctaaatgattgaaataaaaataaactttataGTATTTAAATTATTTGCATGAAACAATCACATGAATACCTAACTTCTTCTATGTGGTGATTTCATAGAGAAGAAGTTAGAAGATGGGATATAGCAATTCGTTCCAAATTTGAAATATAATCCTGCTTTTTAATCAAACCTTATTGGGGCTTTAGGCCCAAATAACACATACAAAGCCCCTAATGGTCCAATTTAACATTCTCCTCTctcttaataaataaataagaataatTTAACATCATACTCGTATGAATCTTACTATTGTTGATCATTATCACGAAAGAATTATAACTAAATAGACAAATATTGCAACTAaaatagatgaagaagaagacgagAGAGAATAACACATAACAGTTTTACGTGAAAACCCCTTAAATAAATTAGGGTAAATACTACAAACAAAGATAGAAAAAgctataaacttttttttttcttaagaataGCAAACTCTCCCGTAA
This window encodes:
- the LOC103489236 gene encoding geranyl diphosphate phosphohydrolase-like yields the protein MAAIVWPINNTTIIHKLLPSKLHTISYPSSLISYTLSFFSHLLTSSNMVSAAEQINSPTLAKANEDDHVAAPPSPQVAVAICLLRDKRILMGRRLVSIGNSKYSLPSGHLEFGENFEECAIREIKEETGLDIGKIEFLKVTNNLFMDQPKPADYVVVFVRAVLTDPTQTPLNLEPEKCDGWDWYEWDNLPQPLFGPIKKMVMDGFNPFPQ
- the LOC103489235 gene encoding isoprenylcysteine alpha-carbonyl methylesterase ICME isoform X1; amino-acid sequence: MPSPPILPITQPPSPSPFSSGGSVANSIMATTSTAVDIMVLKEDDEHRTGVLVSPLFDDDRSIAHKPLLPRTSSYASSTSTSSSGSTMYKQKRRRVKSEEFLSFLSGDGRHQTVDHDVENADVERAERFLLTRFGLKLSKYIRVAFRWIARFLALGCYSFFLLPGFLQVGYYYFSSSQIRRSIPYGDKPRNKLDLYLPRHIDGPKPVVAFITGGAWIIGYKAWGCLLGQQLSERDVIVACIDYRNFPQGTMSDMIDDASQGISFLCNNIREFGGDPNRIYLMGQSAGAHIAACTLLEHAMKEVRKVESISWSVSQIKAYFGLSGGYNLLNLVDYFHSRGLSRSLFLSIMEGEQSLKRFSPELMILEEPNIGAAVSILPPIILFHGTADYSIPSDASKTFAETLQSVGVKAETFFYEGKTHTDVFVQDPLRGGRDQMFEDLVAIIHANDAEALAKDAVAPPRRRFVPEIMLTLARTVSPF
- the LOC103489237 gene encoding protein MIZU-KUSSEI 1: MSKSLHDSSFSFSRRFFNWKNKFHEEDEQQQQQQQQHDQQISSFSLSSRFTQEDREHDLNTKTHIKPSSSSSSIRPVSKLRTALTVFSRIRPTYHRSRLGGRVIGTLFGYRRGHVYFALQEDPKQSPTFLIELSTPTSVLVREMASGLVRIALECEKKTERKKNCKLVEEALWRTYCNGKKCGYGSRREYGTEEQKILKAVEPITMGAGVLPPGNGSDEELMYMRARFERVIGSKDSEAYYMMSPDCNGGPELSIYLLRV
- the LOC103489235 gene encoding probable isoprenylcysteine alpha-carbonyl methylesterase ICMEL1 isoform X2, whose amino-acid sequence is MPSPPILPITQPPSPSPFSSGGSVANSIMATTSTAVDIMVLKEDDEHRTGVLVSPLFDDDRSIAHKPLLPRTSSYASSTSTSSSGSTMYKQKRRRVKSEEFLSFLSGDGRHQTVDHDVENADVERAERFLLTRFGLKLSKYIRVAFRWIARFLALGCYSFFLLPGFLQVGYYYFSSSQIRRSIPYGDKPRNKLDLYLPRHIDGPKPVVAFITGGAWIIGYKAWGCLLGQQLSERDVIVACIDYRNFPQGTMSDMIDDASQGISFLCNNIREFGGDPNRIYLMGQSAGAHIAACTLLEHAMKEVRKVESISWSVSQIKAYFGLSGGYNLLNLVDYFHSRGLSRSLFLSKTFAETLQSVGVKAETFFYEGKTHTDVFVQDPLRGGRDQMFEDLVAIIHANDAEALAKDAVAPPRRRFVPEIMLTLARTVSPF